The region TTGTTTTGGCATATTGGCTTCTTTTGCACGATCTATTGCTAACCTGAGTCTAGGGTTTGATTCTGGGTCTTTGCCACCAAGTCGTGCTGCTATTGTAAGTTCTTTAATTATTTTTGTAAAAATAGCTCCGCGCTTACTATCTTCTTTTGCCTTTTTGTGTTTAATTGTGCTCCATTTATTGTGTCCTGACATAAAAACTCCTTTCGACTAATATTACAATTTTGGTAATGTTAAATCCATTTGTTTTTGATATTTGCCACCTTTGTCGGCATAGCTTGTCTGGCATACACTATCTGCTTTTAAAAATATAACTTGCGCAATACCTTCATTTGCATATATTTTAGCAGGAAGTGGAGTTGTATTTGATATTTCGATTGTAACATAGCCTTCCCATTCTGGTTCAAAAGGCGTTACATTGACAATTATGCCACATCTTGCGTATGTGGATTTTCCAACACATATTGTAAGAATATCCCTTGGTATTTTAAAATATTCAATACTTTTAGCAAGACAAAAACTATTTGGCGGTATTATGCATACATCGCCAACAAAATCTACATAGCTTTTTTCATCAAAATTTTTTGGATCAACAATCGAACTATTTACATTTGTAAAGATTTTAAACTCGTCAGAAATGCGCATATCGTAACCATAGCTTGATACACCAAAAGAAATAACCTTTTTGCCATCAATTTCTTTGATTTGTGTAGCAGCAAAAGGTTCGATCATGCCTTGTTTTGCTCTTTCAATAATTTGCTTATCCGATAAAACTGCCATATTAAGGACCCTCTTTTTTAATAATTTTACCTACAAAATGAAGTAATAACCATTTTTTTTCTTTTTTAAATTCTTTTTCATCTTCAAATTTGATTTCATTCATATCATTTTTATCAAGCGTTATGCCATTTTTTTCTAGGGCTTTTTCTAAAATCAATATATACTCAGCAATTTCTTCTAATTCTTCCACTATAGTCCATTTTGGTGCTTTATCTAGAATCATATTTATGGCTTCAACAACATCCTCTTGTGTTGGCTCCTTTACAGGTTCCAAGCCTTCTTTAAAAATATCCATTAGACCTCCAAAAAATTTTTTGTTAATTTAGCAATTTCATAATCAAGCTTCATTATATGCAAACCCTCGATATATGGCAATAAATTCTTGATGTCATTTAAAAGTATACTATGCAATTCCAGCGTTATGAGCTTAGAATCTTCTATTGAAGCGTTTTCAAATTTAGATAATATAAATTTAGGTATATTAATACCTTTTACATTATTATTTAAATACAATGCGTTTTTGTAGCTTACAATAGGCATTATGCCTATAATTTTGTGAATTTTTATATCATTGCTTGCTTCTAAAAATCTTTCCAGATCGTTTTTGGAAAATATTGGCTGTGTGATAACAAATTTTACACCTATTTCAGTTTTTCTTTTGAGTCTTGACTTTATTGAAGGCATATTGTTTGTTTTTGGTATATCACTTGCACACCCAATAAAAAAATCAGTATTGAATTGCTCATTTAAATTTTTTATCAATTTAATTAACTCAAATACATTGATTTTATATACACTGTCATTATCTTTTGCAGGATCACCGGTAATGGCTAAAATATTTTTTAAACCTAAAGCACTTGCTGCTAGTAAATCTGATTGAATTGCAATTTTATTTTTATCTCTGCATGTTAGGTTAAAGATGGGTTCACTTATGTTTTTAACAAAATTTGCGGATACAATTGAATTCATTCGTGGCTTTGCCATTGGAGAATCTGTTACATTAATAGCATCTGCTATGTTTTTAAATTGCTCAAGTTTTAAAATATGTTTTTTTATATCAGGATTTTTAGGTGGATTAAATTCTATAGTTAACAATTTTTTTCTGCCAATAAGCGATGCAAAATTCATAACTTAAAAATATTACAATGTTAGCTAAATTTTTTCAAGTTTTATTGTTTAATAAAAAAAAGGTGTGAAAAGTTTTTTTGAGGGGGATACTTTTCACACCTTAAAAGAGGGGGAAAACCAAGCTACTTTTAATATATAGCTTTAATAAAAAAAGTCAAGTAAATTAAAACTTTGGTTTTGTGTAATTTTATTTGAAAAATCAATTGTTATTTGTTATATTCATAAAAGCGTGTAAAATTTTTGGAGGTCAAATGTTTGAAGTAAAAGTAGAAAAAGTTCAACCGTCAAAAAGGAAGATGTTTATAAAAGTTCCAATACAAAAAGTTCAAAAGACAAAGGAAGATATCATAAATCACCTTAAAAAGACTGTTAATATAAAAGGTTTCAGGAAAGGTAAGATACCAAAAGAAATTATACTTAAAAACTACGGCAAGGATATTGACGAAGATGTCAAAAGAGATTTATTAGAAGAAGGGTATCGTTTTTGTATATCAGAAAATAATTTATCAGTTGTATCAGATCCTGTGTTTTTAAATGTTAAAGATTTTAACGAAGAAGGTTTTTATTTTGAAGTAGAAGTCGAGGTCAAGCCAGATATTGAATTAAAAGATTACAAAGGCATAAAAATTTCACAGAAGCCATATGAGGTTACACAAGAAGACATTGACAAATCGATTAAGCAGCTAAAAAGTGCTTTCAGCTCTCTTGAAGATTCACATGAACAAGCAAAACCAAACGATGTTGTTGTATTTGATATTAAAGCAAAAGATGTTCAAACAGGTGTAGAAATAAAAGATTTAACTGGTAAGGACTTGTATGTTCAGCTTGGGACGAACCAATTAATAACTGAAGTGGAAAATGCAATTGTAGGCATGAAAGAAAATGAAGAA is a window of Desulfurella sp. DNA encoding:
- the dcd gene encoding dCTP deaminase, which produces MAVLSDKQIIERAKQGMIEPFAATQIKEIDGKKVISFGVSSYGYDMRISDEFKIFTNVNSSIVDPKNFDEKSYVDFVGDVCIIPPNSFCLAKSIEYFKIPRDILTICVGKSTYARCGIIVNVTPFEPEWEGYVTIEISNTTPLPAKIYANEGIAQVIFLKADSVCQTSYADKGGKYQKQMDLTLPKL
- a CDS encoding methylenetetrahydrofolate reductase, with translation MNFASLIGRKKLLTIEFNPPKNPDIKKHILKLEQFKNIADAINVTDSPMAKPRMNSIVSANFVKNISEPIFNLTCRDKNKIAIQSDLLAASALGLKNILAITGDPAKDNDSVYKINVFELIKLIKNLNEQFNTDFFIGCASDIPKTNNMPSIKSRLKRKTEIGVKFVITQPIFSKNDLERFLEASNDIKIHKIIGIMPIVSYKNALYLNNNVKGINIPKFILSKFENASIEDSKLITLELHSILLNDIKNLLPYIEGLHIMKLDYEIAKLTKNFLEV